Proteins co-encoded in one Oreochromis aureus strain Israel breed Guangdong linkage group 3, ZZ_aureus, whole genome shotgun sequence genomic window:
- the LOC120436396 gene encoding uncharacterized protein LOC120436396 isoform X4 gives METFLGEIRQNQSTITTEEQSQPLKSLLKRKAPQILKEYETTGTLSVPSRKLLVKTCIGDLVERCGYYPLSAEKLTVAKSIITTFPSLSVRVAGQGEGFEHYYDPVSHCGFLETKLRNLRQNLDQGQRRYKKRKVTDDCGEDKKLRQEDGNISSTDEWVTLIKRLRPSAENLPTIMSGMEETYTSRRAWISKDSPTAAEILREYPRFLDMPSLVTDRHPEQQ, from the exons ATGGAAACCTTTCTTGGGGAGATTAGACAAAATCAG TCTACCATTACCACTGAAGAACAAAGTCAACCCCTGAAGTCACTACTCAAGAGGAAAGCCCCACAGATTCTTAAGGAGTATGAAACTACAGGTACCCTGTCAGTGCCATCAAGGAAGCTTCTTGTGAAGACTTGCATTGGGGATTTGGTGGAGAGGTGTGGTTA TTACCCTCTTAGTGCAGAGAAGCTGACTGTAGCAAAAAGCATCATCACCACTTTTCCATCCCTGAGTGTCCGAGTGGCAGGACAGGGGGAAGGATTT GAGCATTATTATGATCCAGTCTCTCATTGTGGATTCCTAGAGACTAAACTGCGCAACCTTAGACAGAATCTTGACCAGGGGCAGAGACGTTATAAGAAGCGAAAAGTGACAGATGACTGTGGTGAAGACAAGAAGCTCAGGCAAGAGGATGGGAATATCAGCAGCACAGATGAGTGGGTCACCCTGATCAAAAGATTGCGGCCCTCAGCTGAGAACCTTCCAACTATCATGTCAGGCATGGAGGAAACATACACCAGTCGCAGAGCCTGGATTAGCAAGGACTcccccactgctgctgaaaTATTGAGAGAGTACCCACGGTTTTTGGACATGCCAAGTCTG GTGACTGACCGACATCCTGAACAGCAGTGA
- the LOC120436396 gene encoding uncharacterized protein LOC120436396 isoform X1 has translation MEVTSPSMLSDLTHAYDNLESVKVLVATFIDEKEICKKILHVSSAKDIIGQSQAQHMGCVLDRLLKYNTDFMEYIDVDSEVDVKDFDRFHIFLSARGPPMETFLGEIRQNQSTITTEEQSQPLKSLLKRKAPQILKEYETTGTLSVPSRKLLVKTCIGDLVERCGYYPLSAEKLTVAKSIITTFPSLSVRVAGQGEGFEHYYDPVSHCGFLETKLRNLRQNLDQGQRRYKKRKVTDDCGEDKKLRQEDGNISSTDEWVTLIKRLRPSAENLPTIMSGMEETYTSRRAWISKDSPTAAEILREYPRFLDMPSLVTDRHPEQQ, from the exons ATGGAGGTTACGTCGCCTAGTATGTTGTCAGACCTTACA cacGCATATGACAACTTAGAATCTGTCAAAGTCCTTGTAGCCACTTTTATAGATGAGAAAGAGATTTGTAAAAAAATTCTTCATGTCAGCAGTGCCAAAGACATCATAGGTCAAAGCCAAGCTCAGCACATGGGCTGTGTGCTTGATAGGTTGCTAAAGTATAACACTGATTTCATGGAATATATTGATGTTGACAGTGAGGTAGACGTTAAGGACTTTGATAGATTCCATATCTTCCTGTCAGCCAGAGGGCCACCAATGGAAACCTTTCTTGGGGAGATTAGACAAAATCAG TCTACCATTACCACTGAAGAACAAAGTCAACCCCTGAAGTCACTACTCAAGAGGAAAGCCCCACAGATTCTTAAGGAGTATGAAACTACAGGTACCCTGTCAGTGCCATCAAGGAAGCTTCTTGTGAAGACTTGCATTGGGGATTTGGTGGAGAGGTGTGGTTA TTACCCTCTTAGTGCAGAGAAGCTGACTGTAGCAAAAAGCATCATCACCACTTTTCCATCCCTGAGTGTCCGAGTGGCAGGACAGGGGGAAGGATTT GAGCATTATTATGATCCAGTCTCTCATTGTGGATTCCTAGAGACTAAACTGCGCAACCTTAGACAGAATCTTGACCAGGGGCAGAGACGTTATAAGAAGCGAAAAGTGACAGATGACTGTGGTGAAGACAAGAAGCTCAGGCAAGAGGATGGGAATATCAGCAGCACAGATGAGTGGGTCACCCTGATCAAAAGATTGCGGCCCTCAGCTGAGAACCTTCCAACTATCATGTCAGGCATGGAGGAAACATACACCAGTCGCAGAGCCTGGATTAGCAAGGACTcccccactgctgctgaaaTATTGAGAGAGTACCCACGGTTTTTGGACATGCCAAGTCTG GTGACTGACCGACATCCTGAACAGCAGTGA
- the LOC120436396 gene encoding uncharacterized protein LOC120436396 isoform X2: MEVTSPSMLSDLTHAYDNLESVKVLVATFIDEKEICKKILHVSSAKDIIGQSQAQHMGCVLDRLLKYNTDFMEYIDVDSEVDVKDFDRFHIFLSARGPPMETFLGEIRQNQSTITTEEQSQPLKSLLKRKAPQILKEYETTGTLSVPSRKLLVKTCIGDLVERCGYYPLSAEKLTVAKSIITTFPSLSVRVAGQGEGFEHYYDPVSHCGFLETKLRNLRQNLDQGQRRYKKRKVTDDCGEDKKLRQEDGNISSTDEWVTLIKRLRPSAENLPTIMSGMEETYTSRRAWISKDSPTAAEILREYPRFLDMPSLLETGS, from the exons ATGGAGGTTACGTCGCCTAGTATGTTGTCAGACCTTACA cacGCATATGACAACTTAGAATCTGTCAAAGTCCTTGTAGCCACTTTTATAGATGAGAAAGAGATTTGTAAAAAAATTCTTCATGTCAGCAGTGCCAAAGACATCATAGGTCAAAGCCAAGCTCAGCACATGGGCTGTGTGCTTGATAGGTTGCTAAAGTATAACACTGATTTCATGGAATATATTGATGTTGACAGTGAGGTAGACGTTAAGGACTTTGATAGATTCCATATCTTCCTGTCAGCCAGAGGGCCACCAATGGAAACCTTTCTTGGGGAGATTAGACAAAATCAG TCTACCATTACCACTGAAGAACAAAGTCAACCCCTGAAGTCACTACTCAAGAGGAAAGCCCCACAGATTCTTAAGGAGTATGAAACTACAGGTACCCTGTCAGTGCCATCAAGGAAGCTTCTTGTGAAGACTTGCATTGGGGATTTGGTGGAGAGGTGTGGTTA TTACCCTCTTAGTGCAGAGAAGCTGACTGTAGCAAAAAGCATCATCACCACTTTTCCATCCCTGAGTGTCCGAGTGGCAGGACAGGGGGAAGGATTT GAGCATTATTATGATCCAGTCTCTCATTGTGGATTCCTAGAGACTAAACTGCGCAACCTTAGACAGAATCTTGACCAGGGGCAGAGACGTTATAAGAAGCGAAAAGTGACAGATGACTGTGGTGAAGACAAGAAGCTCAGGCAAGAGGATGGGAATATCAGCAGCACAGATGAGTGGGTCACCCTGATCAAAAGATTGCGGCCCTCAGCTGAGAACCTTCCAACTATCATGTCAGGCATGGAGGAAACATACACCAGTCGCAGAGCCTGGATTAGCAAGGACTcccccactgctgctgaaaTATTGAGAGAGTACCCACGGTTTTTGGACATGCCAAGTCTG CTGGAAACTGGATCATAA
- the LOC120436396 gene encoding uncharacterized protein LOC120436396 isoform X3 yields the protein MEVTSPSMLSDLTHAYDNLESVKVLVATFIDEKEICKKILHVSSAKDIIGQSQAQHMGCVLDRLLKYNTDFMEYIDVDSEVDVKDFDRFHIFLSARGPPMETFLGEIRQNQSTITTEEQSQPLKSLLKRKAPQILKEYETTGTLSVPSRKLLVKTCIGDLVERCGYYPLSAEKLTVAKSIITTFPSLSVRVAGQGEGFEHYYDPVSHCGFLETKLRNLRQNLDQGQRRYKKRKVTDDCGEDKKLRQEDGNISSTDEWVTLIKRLRPSAENLPTIMSGMEETYTSRRAWISKDSPTAAEILREYPRFLDMPSLIPRR from the exons ATGGAGGTTACGTCGCCTAGTATGTTGTCAGACCTTACA cacGCATATGACAACTTAGAATCTGTCAAAGTCCTTGTAGCCACTTTTATAGATGAGAAAGAGATTTGTAAAAAAATTCTTCATGTCAGCAGTGCCAAAGACATCATAGGTCAAAGCCAAGCTCAGCACATGGGCTGTGTGCTTGATAGGTTGCTAAAGTATAACACTGATTTCATGGAATATATTGATGTTGACAGTGAGGTAGACGTTAAGGACTTTGATAGATTCCATATCTTCCTGTCAGCCAGAGGGCCACCAATGGAAACCTTTCTTGGGGAGATTAGACAAAATCAG TCTACCATTACCACTGAAGAACAAAGTCAACCCCTGAAGTCACTACTCAAGAGGAAAGCCCCACAGATTCTTAAGGAGTATGAAACTACAGGTACCCTGTCAGTGCCATCAAGGAAGCTTCTTGTGAAGACTTGCATTGGGGATTTGGTGGAGAGGTGTGGTTA TTACCCTCTTAGTGCAGAGAAGCTGACTGTAGCAAAAAGCATCATCACCACTTTTCCATCCCTGAGTGTCCGAGTGGCAGGACAGGGGGAAGGATTT GAGCATTATTATGATCCAGTCTCTCATTGTGGATTCCTAGAGACTAAACTGCGCAACCTTAGACAGAATCTTGACCAGGGGCAGAGACGTTATAAGAAGCGAAAAGTGACAGATGACTGTGGTGAAGACAAGAAGCTCAGGCAAGAGGATGGGAATATCAGCAGCACAGATGAGTGGGTCACCCTGATCAAAAGATTGCGGCCCTCAGCTGAGAACCTTCCAACTATCATGTCAGGCATGGAGGAAACATACACCAGTCGCAGAGCCTGGATTAGCAAGGACTcccccactgctgctgaaaTATTGAGAGAGTACCCACGGTTTTTGGACATGCCAAGTCTG ATCCCCAGGAGGTGA